In Janthinobacterium sp. 67, a genomic segment contains:
- a CDS encoding MerR family transcriptional regulator, which produces MRIGEITRLTGVSKDTVRFYERQGLLDEAPQPGLTNNYKEYSAQALRRIELIGHAKALGFTLKEIAEVIAVWQENALDAATKRDMLETKIAQIDDKARSMAVLRAGLVDALAKVETGCNDVAPVDIDKNNYKENQ; this is translated from the coding sequence ATGCGCATCGGAGAAATCACCCGCCTGACGGGCGTCAGCAAGGATACGGTCCGCTTTTACGAGCGCCAGGGGCTGCTGGACGAAGCGCCGCAGCCGGGCCTGACGAACAACTACAAGGAATATTCGGCGCAAGCCTTGCGGCGCATCGAGCTGATCGGCCACGCCAAGGCGCTGGGTTTTACCTTGAAGGAAATCGCCGAGGTGATTGCTGTCTGGCAGGAAAATGCGCTCGATGCGGCCACCAAGCGTGACATGCTGGAAACGAAGATTGCCCAGATCGACGACAAGGCCCGCTCGATGGCCGTGCTGCGTGCCGGCCTCGTCGATGCGCTGGCCAAGGTGGAGACGGGCTGCAACGATGTGGCGCCAGTGGACATAGACAAGAACAACTACAAGGAGAATCAATGA
- a CDS encoding SDR family NAD(P)-dependent oxidoreductase translates to MTAFNYTKQTVLITGASSGIGRVFAETLAARGAHLLLLARSGAVLDGLARELSQRHGIRAHALVADLSLPGAAAQAHAQACALGMPPDVLINNAGFATHGRFESIDLARQAAEVTVNCTALMEMTHCVLPHMLAKGRGAIINVASTAALQPDPYMAVYGASKAFVLSFSEALWAENRSRGVRVLGLCPGATETAFFDVVAAPEAAVGKRMDPQAVVDEALRALDQGRSSHVAGRPNRLLAWLPRLLPRQTVLGIVEGMLKPKTA, encoded by the coding sequence ATGACCGCCTTCAATTACACCAAGCAGACCGTGCTGATCACGGGCGCCTCGTCCGGCATCGGCCGCGTCTTTGCGGAAACCCTGGCCGCGCGCGGCGCCCATTTGCTGCTGCTGGCGCGTTCCGGCGCCGTGCTCGACGGCCTGGCCAGGGAACTTTCCCAGCGCCATGGCATCCGCGCCCATGCACTGGTGGCCGACCTGAGCCTGCCCGGCGCCGCTGCGCAAGCCCATGCGCAAGCTTGCGCGCTGGGCATGCCGCCCGACGTGCTGATCAATAACGCGGGATTCGCCACGCACGGCCGCTTCGAAAGCATCGACCTGGCGCGCCAGGCGGCCGAAGTGACCGTCAATTGCACGGCGCTCATGGAAATGACGCACTGCGTCTTGCCGCACATGCTGGCAAAAGGGCGTGGCGCCATCATCAACGTGGCTTCCACGGCGGCCCTGCAACCCGATCCCTACATGGCCGTGTATGGCGCCAGCAAGGCTTTCGTGCTGTCGTTCTCGGAAGCGCTGTGGGCGGAAAACCGCAGCCGCGGCGTGCGCGTGCTGGGCCTGTGCCCTGGCGCTACCGAGACGGCCTTCTTCGACGTCGTGGCCGCGCCCGAAGCGGCCGTGGGCAAGCGCATGGATCCGCAAGCCGTCGTCGATGAAGCGCTGCGCGCGCTGGACCAGGGCCGCAGCAGCCACGTGGCGGGCAGGCCCAACCGGCTGCTGGCCTGGCTGCCGCGTTTGCTGCCGCGCCAGACCGTGCTGGGCATCGTGGAAGGCATGCTCAAGCCGAAGACGGCATAG
- a CDS encoding NRAMP family divalent metal transporter, with protein sequence MHTDSGRAHAARQQADPSDTWLGKLGPGLITGAADDDPSGIATYSQAGAQFGFGMLWTVCLTFPLMLGIQVISAKIGRVSGHGLATNIRRHYPRSLLYAIVGLLLLANVINIAADVAAMGDALTLIIGGPTHLYAVGFGLLSLLLQVFIPYQQYVRILKWLTLGLLAYVATVLTIHIPWREVALRTVWPQFSWSAASVTMIVAVFGTTISPYLFFWQASQEVEDLQADASAQALRRAPEQAPRQFQRIKMDTAIGMGFSNLVAFFIMLTTAVTLGAQGITHIDTSAQAASALRPIAGEFAFALFSLGIIGTGLLAIPVLAGSAAYAMAGAFHWKNSLELAPKAAKKFYGIIVTATVIGAALCFTPLDPIKALYWSAVINGVISVPIMALMMVMASRPAIMGTLTISRRLRALGWLSTIVMATAVLAMFATMAC encoded by the coding sequence ATGCACACCGACAGCGGCCGCGCACACGCCGCCCGCCAGCAGGCGGACCCGTCCGACACCTGGCTGGGCAAGCTGGGCCCCGGCCTGATCACGGGCGCGGCCGACGACGACCCCAGCGGCATCGCCACGTATTCGCAGGCGGGGGCCCAGTTCGGTTTCGGCATGTTGTGGACCGTCTGCCTGACTTTTCCCCTGATGCTCGGTATTCAGGTCATCAGCGCCAAGATCGGACGGGTCAGCGGCCATGGGCTGGCGACGAATATCCGCCGCCACTATCCCCGTTCCCTGCTGTACGCCATCGTCGGCTTGCTGCTGCTGGCCAATGTCATCAATATCGCCGCCGACGTGGCCGCCATGGGCGATGCATTGACCCTGATCATCGGCGGTCCCACCCACCTGTACGCCGTCGGTTTCGGCCTGCTGTCCCTGTTGCTGCAAGTCTTCATTCCCTATCAACAATACGTACGCATCCTGAAATGGCTGACCCTGGGTTTGCTCGCCTATGTGGCCACGGTGCTGACGATCCACATTCCCTGGCGCGAAGTGGCGCTGCGCACCGTCTGGCCCCAGTTCAGCTGGTCGGCCGCCTCGGTCACCATGATCGTGGCCGTGTTCGGCACGACGATCAGTCCCTATCTGTTTTTCTGGCAGGCATCGCAGGAAGTGGAAGACTTGCAGGCGGACGCCAGTGCGCAAGCCTTGCGCCGCGCGCCCGAGCAGGCGCCACGGCAATTCCAGCGCATCAAGATGGACACGGCCATCGGCATGGGCTTTTCCAATCTGGTGGCATTTTTCATCATGCTGACGACGGCCGTGACCCTGGGCGCGCAAGGCATCACGCATATCGACACGTCGGCCCAGGCCGCGTCCGCCCTGCGCCCCATCGCCGGCGAGTTCGCCTTTGCCCTGTTCAGCCTGGGCATCATCGGCACGGGCTTGCTGGCCATTCCCGTGCTGGCAGGCTCGGCCGCCTACGCCATGGCCGGCGCCTTCCACTGGAAAAACAGCCTGGAACTGGCGCCCAAGGCCGCCAAGAAGTTCTACGGCATCATCGTCACGGCCACCGTGATCGGCGCGGCGCTGTGCTTCACGCCGCTCGATCCCATCAAGGCCCTGTACTGGAGCGCCGTCATCAATGGCGTCATTTCCGTGCCCATCATGGCCCTGATGATGGTAATGGCGTCGCGCCCCGCCATCATGGGCACGCTCACCATTTCGCGCCGCCTGCGGGCGCTGGGCTGGCTGTCGACCATCGTCATGGCGACGGCCGTGCTGGCCATGTTCGCCACCATGGCATGTTGA
- a CDS encoding LysR family transcriptional regulator has protein sequence MNNLRKLDLNLLLTLNALLIERNVTRAAARLHLSQPSVSVQLGKLRAAFDDPLLLPGPRGMLPTARALALFAPLQAVLAQLEQVLQPEQPFDPATAQVRWNLAAADATEYAILVPMLPALRAQAPLSRMAVFEAVPARMAQDLENGQVDLGFLAQEEAPPGLRHRTLFKEHYVLAGRRDHPQLQAPPDLDQFCALEFIVVSPNGGGFRSNVDTALELLGRTRKVVLSVPHFLIVPPLLAASDMVALLPSRLLKNALGDLRTWEPPVSLPDYEMAMVWHERMHLDPAHRWLRERIMTAL, from the coding sequence GTGAACAATTTGCGCAAGCTGGACTTGAACCTGCTGCTGACCCTCAACGCCTTATTGATCGAGCGCAACGTCACGCGGGCGGCCGCACGGCTGCACCTGAGCCAGCCTTCCGTCAGCGTGCAGCTGGGCAAGTTGCGCGCCGCCTTCGACGATCCGTTGCTGCTGCCCGGCCCGCGCGGCATGCTGCCCACGGCCCGGGCGCTGGCCCTGTTCGCGCCCTTGCAAGCCGTGCTGGCCCAGCTGGAGCAAGTCTTGCAGCCGGAACAGCCGTTCGACCCGGCCACGGCCCAGGTGCGCTGGAATCTGGCGGCGGCCGACGCCACCGAATATGCGATCCTGGTGCCCATGCTGCCCGCCCTGCGCGCGCAGGCGCCCCTGTCGCGCATGGCCGTGTTCGAAGCCGTGCCGGCGCGCATGGCGCAAGACCTGGAAAACGGCCAGGTCGACCTGGGCTTTTTGGCGCAGGAAGAGGCGCCGCCCGGCCTGCGCCACCGCACGCTTTTCAAGGAACACTACGTGCTGGCGGGGCGCCGCGACCACCCGCAGCTGCAAGCGCCGCCCGACCTCGACCAGTTCTGCGCGCTGGAATTCATCGTCGTCTCGCCCAATGGCGGCGGTTTCCGCAGCAACGTCGATACGGCGCTGGAATTGCTGGGACGAACGCGCAAGGTGGTGCTGTCCGTGCCGCATTTCCTTATCGTCCCGCCCTTGCTGGCCGCCTCCGACATGGTCGCCCTGCTGCCCTCGCGCCTGCTGAAAAACGCGCTGGGCGATCTGCGCACGTGGGAGCCGCCCGTCAGCCTGCCCGATTACGAGATGGCCATGGTCTGGCACGAGCGCATGCACCTGGACCCGGCACACCGTTGGTTGCGCGAGCGCATCATGACGGCCCTGTGA
- a CDS encoding amidase, translating to MSQLVRDGIVSAAELHDAAMRACAAVNPHINAVVELWPADVAAIDHTAPFAGVPFLIKDVAVTMAGQRTEAGSRLGAGHVAALDSHLMTQFRQAGLITFGRTSTPEMAFATTTEPVLYGVTRNPWNLALSAGGSSGGAAAAVAAGIVPLAHATDAAGSIRVPAASTGLFGLKPSRGRVSNGPAMDEIFSGLGVQLGVSRTVRDSAALLDCVQGVLPGEPYVTAAPGHSWLSQVSVAPGKLRIAVQRAACNGAHPVSAINAALDATVRLLESLGHHVEEVSPALGVSWEAFVHANASIWCANLVLWIDALARESGRAVSPDTLEAATLACYRHGQTVSAVDFVAALDVRNIVTRQAGALFGQYDVLLTPTMPDVPWQLGRYGEDEEKFDGVGWTARLFEHAPYTPLANVAGLPAMSVPLGMSNDGLPIGMQFMAGYANDGILLRLAGQLERAAPWLQRRPPVWAGKV from the coding sequence TTGTCCCAACTAGTGCGCGATGGCATTGTCTCCGCCGCCGAATTGCACGATGCGGCCATGCGCGCCTGCGCCGCCGTCAACCCGCACATCAATGCCGTGGTCGAGCTGTGGCCGGCGGATGTGGCGGCCATTGACCACACGGCGCCGTTCGCCGGCGTGCCATTTTTGATCAAGGACGTGGCCGTCACCATGGCAGGCCAGCGCACCGAAGCGGGCAGCCGCCTGGGCGCCGGCCACGTCGCCGCGCTGGATTCCCACCTGATGACGCAGTTCCGTCAGGCGGGGCTAATCACCTTTGGCCGCACGAGCACGCCGGAAATGGCTTTTGCCACCACCACGGAGCCCGTGCTGTACGGCGTCACGCGCAATCCCTGGAACCTGGCACTGAGCGCGGGCGGCTCCAGCGGCGGCGCGGCGGCGGCTGTGGCGGCCGGCATCGTGCCGCTGGCCCATGCCACGGATGCGGCCGGTTCCATCCGCGTGCCGGCCGCGTCGACGGGCCTGTTCGGCTTGAAACCGAGCCGGGGACGGGTGTCGAACGGCCCCGCCATGGACGAAATCTTCAGTGGCCTGGGCGTGCAGCTGGGGGTGAGCCGCACCGTGCGCGACAGCGCCGCCTTGCTCGATTGTGTGCAGGGCGTGCTGCCAGGCGAGCCCTATGTGACGGCTGCGCCCGGCCACAGCTGGCTGTCGCAAGTGAGCGTGGCGCCGGGCAAGCTGCGCATCGCCGTCCAGCGCGCCGCCTGCAATGGCGCGCATCCCGTGTCCGCCATCAATGCCGCGCTCGATGCAACCGTGCGCCTGCTGGAAAGCCTGGGCCACCACGTGGAAGAAGTGTCGCCCGCGCTGGGCGTGTCGTGGGAAGCGTTCGTGCACGCCAACGCCAGCATCTGGTGCGCCAACCTGGTGCTGTGGATAGACGCCCTGGCGCGGGAAAGCGGGCGCGCCGTGTCGCCGGACACCCTGGAAGCGGCGACCCTGGCCTGCTACCGCCATGGACAGACGGTTTCGGCGGTCGATTTCGTGGCCGCCCTCGACGTGCGCAACATCGTCACGCGCCAGGCCGGCGCCTTGTTCGGCCAGTACGACGTGTTGCTCACGCCCACGATGCCGGATGTGCCGTGGCAACTGGGGCGCTATGGCGAAGACGAGGAAAAATTTGACGGTGTTGGCTGGACGGCGCGCCTGTTCGAGCATGCGCCGTACACGCCGCTGGCGAACGTGGCGGGCTTGCCGGCCATGTCCGTGCCGCTCGGCATGTCGAATGACGGTTTGCCGATCGGCATGCAGTTCATGGCGGGCTATGCGAACGATGGGATCTTGCTCCGGCTGGCGGGACAGCTGGAGCGGGCGGCGCCGTGGCTGCAGCGGCGTCCGCCTGTTTGGGCGGGCAAGGTGTAA
- a CDS encoding DUF2061 domain-containing protein, producing MSVAFGLAYLLTGSLALGGLAAIIEPIINVALLPWHEKAWHAIRRRYAASRLGFAALAGEKLSQTALHMGVAFGVMYWATGSMAFGGLLAVVEPICNVIVLPLHDRLWEKARFRLDGRGTAPLATLPT from the coding sequence ATGTCGGTCGCCTTCGGCCTCGCCTACTTGCTGACGGGGTCGCTGGCACTCGGAGGCCTGGCCGCCATCATCGAACCGATCATCAACGTGGCCTTGTTGCCATGGCATGAAAAAGCCTGGCATGCGATCCGCCGCCGCTATGCCGCCAGCCGCCTGGGCTTTGCCGCGCTGGCCGGTGAAAAACTCAGCCAGACGGCCCTGCACATGGGCGTGGCTTTCGGCGTGATGTACTGGGCCACCGGTTCCATGGCGTTTGGCGGCTTGCTGGCCGTGGTCGAGCCGATCTGCAACGTGATCGTGCTGCCCCTCCACGACCGGCTGTGGGAAAAAGCCCGCTTTCGCCTGGACGGCCGCGGCACTGCGCCGTTGGCGACGCTGCCCACCTGA
- a CDS encoding chitinase has translation MNTLIITLFGGTLAACGGGGDGSSAGASQLLAGATQAVACYTPWNSGTAYNGGGQASYNNVNYTANWWTQGNNPSTSSGGAGSGQPWTAVGDCGTPTPTPTPTPTPTPTPTPTPTPTPTPTPTPTPTPTPTPTPTPTGLAKHALIGYWHNFTNPSGATYPISQVSDDWDVIVVSFGDNAGGGNVSLTIDPGAGTEAQFIADVAAKRAKGKKVILSLGGQNGSVSVGNTAEATNFTNSLYAIITKYGFDGIDLDLENGVAQGAAIQTYLPIAVKNLKAKVGNSFYLSMAPEWVYVEGGYTSYGSIWGAYIPIINALRSELTVLHPQYYNNGDIYTPYATGAIKAGSADQLVATARMLIEGFNYGSNTFAGLRPDQVGFGVPSGRSSAGSGFTTNADVSNALNCLTRLLNCGTIKPLQAYPDFRGVMTWSINWDRHDNYNFSVPTKTLP, from the coding sequence ATGAATACCCTCATCATTACCCTCTTCGGGGGAACGTTGGCGGCCTGCGGCGGTGGCGGCGACGGATCCAGCGCAGGCGCAAGCCAGCTGCTGGCCGGCGCCACGCAAGCGGTCGCCTGCTACACGCCGTGGAATAGCGGCACGGCCTACAACGGCGGCGGTCAGGCCAGCTACAACAACGTCAACTACACCGCCAATTGGTGGACGCAAGGCAATAACCCGTCGACCAGCAGCGGCGGCGCCGGCAGCGGCCAGCCCTGGACGGCGGTGGGCGACTGCGGCACGCCGACACCGACTCCTACCCCAACTCCGACACCCACGCCTACCCCAACACCCACGCCGACTCCCACCCCGACACCGACGCCAACGCCAACTCCGACACCTACTCCAACTCCGACGCCTACCCCCACGGGCCTGGCGAAACATGCGCTGATCGGCTACTGGCACAACTTCACCAACCCCAGCGGCGCCACGTATCCGATCAGCCAGGTCAGCGATGACTGGGACGTGATCGTCGTCTCGTTCGGCGACAACGCGGGCGGCGGCAATGTCAGCCTGACCATCGATCCGGGCGCAGGCACGGAAGCGCAATTTATCGCCGACGTGGCCGCCAAGCGTGCCAAGGGCAAGAAAGTCATCCTGTCGCTGGGCGGGCAAAACGGTTCCGTTTCCGTCGGCAACACGGCTGAAGCGACGAATTTCACCAACAGCCTGTACGCCATCATCACCAAATATGGCTTCGACGGCATCGACCTGGACCTGGAAAACGGCGTGGCCCAAGGCGCGGCCATCCAGACCTATCTGCCGATCGCCGTGAAAAACCTGAAAGCCAAGGTCGGCAACAGTTTTTATCTTTCGATGGCGCCGGAATGGGTGTACGTGGAAGGGGGTTACACGAGCTATGGCAGCATCTGGGGCGCCTACATTCCCATCATCAACGCCTTGCGCAGCGAGCTGACGGTACTGCATCCGCAGTACTACAACAATGGCGATATCTATACGCCCTACGCCACGGGCGCCATCAAGGCGGGCTCGGCCGACCAGCTGGTGGCCACGGCGCGCATGCTGATCGAAGGATTCAATTACGGCAGCAACACCTTCGCCGGCCTGCGTCCGGACCAGGTGGGCTTTGGCGTACCGTCGGGGCGCAGCTCGGCCGGCTCGGGTTTCACGACGAATGCCGACGTCAGCAACGCCCTCAATTGCCTGACGCGTTTGCTCAACTGCGGCACCATCAAGCCGCTGCAGGCGTATCCGGACTTCCGCGGCGTGATGACGTGGTCAATCAACTGGGACCGCCACGATAACTATAATTTCTCCGTGCCGACGAAGACCTTGCCGTAA